A window of Leishmania infantum JPCM5 genome chromosome 3 genomic DNA:
tgcaGATGGGTAGGAGAGAGGAACAGCGATCGATATCTGGTGAGTGCACGAAGCGACGGCTGggtagggggagggcgagagagaactGAGGCAGTGACTCCATGCTCCACCTCCCCCATCTCCAACCGTGTCGCGCGCTGACTCGCGTGCTGTTATTTCTTTGCTCACTTTCTTGCCGTAcgcgagaggagagcgacaaCCGAAAAGGGCAAGACGAAGCGAAAACGGAAAAGGTTCATCCTggggccgggggtggggtaGGGTGGGGAGTCGGCGTGGTGACGAGGCAGGGCGAGGGCGGCTTCTCttgcctcctccagcgcacACAGAGTGCGTGCCCCACCCTCTGATGGCAGTGGGCAGTCCCTGCTTCTCTacttctcgctctcttcgccGTCTTCGTCGAGAGCTTCGCTGCACCTGTGGCACAACCCTTATCCAGCACCCACGAACCATCACCGCACGCACCGATATGAATGATGATaggcgatgcggcgcctACCGAAGCCAATAGCCCGGGTTGACGCACTTCCCCTCCACCAAGGCGTTATACTGCGAGGCGCACTGGGAGACGATGCCCAGCGCCGTCTCGGCATCCTTGATCACCTTGTTAAAGGCAAACTCGTTCCTCTTCTTGCCATCCGGCACCTTATAGTTCTCGAACCAGTCGATGATGGTCGCTTGCAACTCCTGCGGCACCTTCGACAGCATCCCGTAGCCCTCgcccgccgtcgccgacacAGACTCGACGATGATCTTCCAGTCGGTCTCGCCCTCGTCAATCAGACCGAGCACACCGAGGATGCGCACTGGTCCGTAGGTGCCCACGCGATGCGGCGTGCCGATGTGTACGACGTCGACGgggtcgccgtcgccgatgcACTTGGTGTTCGGGTCGATGTGCACCGGATCCTCCCAGGTGCGGGGCAGGAATCCGTAGTTGAAGGGCATGTCGCCGTACGAGAAGtaccgcagcggctgccccTCCTTGCTCTTGAAAATGTCCTGCTTGATGGGGTTGTGCGGCTCCTCCTTGCTCAGCTCGAGCTTCGCGCGCGTGCCCTTCGGGATCTCAGTCACGCAGGTGAGGACAAGCTGATCGTCAGAAGCGCCAGCGTACAGGGGCAAGTCGTGCCATGCCGACACTATGGCGTCTGTGGCGCCAACTTTGTAAAACATGCGCCACGCCTTGCTGCCGGCGGGGCCCTCCTCCGTGGTGTTGTAGACGGGCAGGGCCACAGCGCTGGCCGCCGACTTGCTGCTAAGGAGTCTCAACGCTCGACTCAGCATCTGCGTAAGAGGTCCTGCTcagcgaagaagaagggcaCACGCCTATGCCTGTGCGGATGCTGTTGACACTGTGCGGGTGAATGAgtggcgagggagagggaggtaaAGGGCGTGGGGACAGCAAGTGCGTGCGCACCCGTCATCGCGCTCGTAGGCCGCGAGGGAGCCCCGCATAGGCAAGTGGCCGTCGACAAACGACAGGGAAGCGCAACCGTGTTTGCCCGTATGCGAGGAGGAgtacatacacatatacgTCCACACatatacgcacacacgcacacacacacacacatatatatatatatatatatatacacgcacacccgtaagcacgtacacgcgcacgtctGCGACCCGCCTCATCTTGGCTCGGCGGAGTTGcacagcgcgcgcacaaaggCAATAGggatgagggagagagcaagagagacgAGGCGCAGAAAACGCGGCCGCAGCCAACGTACGCGCAACGGGCAGAGCATCAGATGCAGCCGTCCACACAGCGCAAACGTATAAACGGAGCCTCTCAACAGCTTACGATCAGTAGCACACCGCAGGgctggagagagggaagcaaaggggggggtggggtgggggaggaagCGGGGCTGCTCGGGGCCggtgtctgcgcgtgtgtgaaTTAGTACTGTCTTCGCTCTCGCGCTGTCTCagcttccctcctcccttttctccttcTGTTCCTCTTTTCAATTTCTTCGAAAAGCAGCTCAGCCGAGAATGACTCCGATGCAACTGTTGACGCCCTTTGCAATGGCACTTACCACCGGGCTGAATATCATGGAAGCGTAGGAGAGTGCAATCTTCAGCGTCTGACGCGCGTAGGGGATGTAACTAAGCGCGTACCACAAGATGCACGCCAACTGCACGAGTGCGAagaacacacacagcagTTTGGACTGGAACCACAGCGCGCTTAGCAACGTCATCACAATGGAGATGACATACAGACACGCCGCTTCGAACCGGTTCGCCTCGAACatggtgcgcagctgctgcgcgcaccCGGCGAGGAACATGGTGGAGCACATACAGAAGATGTTTCCGCATGTCATGAAGAAGCTGAACTTCTTCGGCCGAAACCACATCGCCATGCCCAGGAGGATGAAGAGGATGCCCATGCCCATCATCATGAAGAACCCAGTGATGCGCTGCGTGTAGGTAAGGTCTGTCATCTCAGAGAGCCCCTCCATGTATCCTTGCTCTGGCGGCATCTCCGCCAGGAGCGCCGTGTCAGGCGGCGGTTCATCGGACACGAGGCTAAGTGCTTTGTACTTGAACTGTGACCAGTACTGGTGCAGCTTGTTCTCACCGTCATCCTGCAGCACGCCGGGGTTGCGCTGGCGCCCCGAGTCGACCATCGTCATGTGTCGCCTCACTTTCGATGCGTGAATTCGacctctcttcctcgtcagggagagaggggtggcCGAGTGCTACACAGACAGAGGCTGACAGGCAGACAGAAGACGGATGGAAGTGACGCAGAcagggagggaagaagcgTGGTGGGTGGAGAGGCGATTAGGTCACAAATGGAACACGCGCGCGGCCCTTCCTCGATAGAGGGGACAGAAAAAGCACAACAACGAACACGGCCAAGTCCACTACGCATTCCGCTCTTCGCCttttcgcagcagcagcagcagcgctgcagtgctCAGGAAAGCGTTGGGTTATGCCGTCACGCACAGATGGACGGCGTGCACGCGATCAAACCGAGCGTtgtgtggagagaggggtggaTGGGAGTGGGACACGGAAGAGTAGATGAGTGACTCGCTCGATGATGTTGCTGTCCGTGGCAGTGATGAAGACTAATGCCGTTACGACACACCCATCAGCATCGGTAGTGCACAGATATGTACtgacacgtgcacacacgcatgcgggTCACGACAAGGAAAGGAGATAGACGGAGGCAGAGTGGAGTGAGTAACGAGCGGCATTCGGCAAAGGCGGGGGAGACGATGAAGCAGAACGTCACCAAAGGGGGAGAAGCGAGCGGATAAAGGGTTgggtggaagggggagggcgcatCTGTCCttgcgagagagagcggcagcatcagcaccGTTCCAGCTATCCTGGCGACGATGGAGGATCTGCCTTGAGAAATGTACTTTCATTGTGGAGCGGGGGAGGCGACACTGGGCCCTGCGATACCActcgctgtgtgcgtgtgtgtgtgtgtgtgccacccgCCCGCCCACCCCGCCATCGGGGatgcaagagagaagaggcccAACGAAAGAGGccggggggaggaggggagggtgtgCCGCACGTGAGAGGGGCAGCGAGACACGTCACTCACACCGGTAGGGCAAATCACAcgaaagcgagagaaagagaaacgaaGGCGCCGAGGCTATGCATTAGGAGGGGTGGGCAAATAGGGAAAgcagaggggaagggggggggcgggtgCGTCAGCGCGAGCGGTCGTACTCTACGACTCCGCCGACGATCGTGTAGGCGACGTGCGGCTCCTGGTggcgcggccaccaccgtgCGTTCGCGCCCTCCACGCCTGCCATCTGCTCCAtctcctcgtcgtccagcCAGTCCGCCGCCCACACTGTGATGTCAGCATACTTGCCCACATCTAGTGTGCCGAGGTAGTTCTCCATGAACATGCCGTGCGCGCCCTCgtacgtgtacgtgcgcagcgccgcatccatGGAGATGCACTCGGCGGGATTCCAAGTGTCGTGGTAGCGCCGCACTGCAgttgccgcgccggcggctgtGTTGTCggccggcggctgcgcctgctgtTGGCTCCTGtactgcgcctcctccgccaccagcgccgccatcacgTCCGGCACGCGTGTcaccgcgccgcgcagcccgTCGTTCACGTCCGCCGGCGCCACTGGCCAGTCGGAGCCCAGGTCCACGCGGATTttcgccgccagcagcgtcccCCACATGTACGACGTGTccttgcggcgctgccccaGGAGCATGTCCACGTAGTCGCCATCGAACAGAAGGTGACAGGGCTGCATGGACGCGATGATGCCGTACTGCGCCATGCGCTTCACCTCCTTCGTCATGTTGGACATGTGCTGGCAGTGCTCCACGCGCGAGCGCGGGTCGGCGCGGAAGCGcgcaaccgccgccgcaactCCTGCCTCCGCCCCGCGCTCACGCAGCCAGTCCGCCGACGCGCACAACGCGCGGTTGACTGTTGCTACAGCGCGATCGCCAATCGCGTGCACAACGCACTGCAAGTCGTGCGAGTGCGCAACGCGGATCGCGCTTTGCAGCTCCAGACGCGACATCGTCAACAGTCCGCACGGGCACTGCCTGCCCGATCGCTCTTTCAGGATCGCACTGATCGCCGCGTCATCCAGGTCGCTGTCGATGTCGCCCTCCGTCGTCACATTGTAGCCATAGGGCCGGttcatcgccgccgtgcgcgagCTCAACGACCCGTCCGCGAACAGTTTCACTGCGCCTAGCAGCAGGtagccgccgccggccgccggcggcgtcatGGTAAAGCGGTAGGGCAGCGTGAagtcgtcgctgcggccCGACTGCACCGCGTCCGTCGTCATCACGCGGTAGAACTTGTCCATGAAGCGCTCCACATCGTTCAGCGGCACGCCGTaccgcacgcgcagccgcatcgcgcCCTCACGCTCCATCTGCGCGAGGAAGTCGATCTCGCTCACGTTGTCCGTGTACGTGGTCGACATCatggagaagacggaggTGAAACCGAGCGAGAGAAGGTGTTCAGTAGCGGCCTCGAGCGCACGGCGTTGATTGGCGGGCGTGTCAGCGGTAGGCGCGTAGCGCTTCGTCAGCTGGATGGCGTTGTCGCGGAGGACACCGTTCGGCTGACCGTTCTCGTTCAGCTCGATAACGCCACCCTCGACGGAGGTGATTAGCGGCTCGCCATCTTCGGCACCAGGGATGAtgtggcagctgcgcagcgcgaccGTATTCATAACAGCGGAGTGTATGTCCTTACTGTACATGACCAGGTGGATCTTCGTGCTCACCTCATCCAGCCACTCGCTCGTCGGCGAGCAgcccagcaccgcctcgctcCAGCCGACGCCGTACACCCAGCCGCCCTCCTCACGGTTGTAGCGGTGCTCCACGAAGTCGCGAACGATTGCTGTGAACTGTGTCCTGCTCGTCGCAGAGCCCAGCTGAGGTGCGAGCAACATGCGACCGCCGTCAAGGAAGTGCACATGGGAGTCGATGAAGCCTGGGTACacggcgtggcggtgctcaCAGTCGATGACGCGGTACGACACCGTGCGCGGGCGGCCACCCACCACCGGCTGAggggttgctgctgccgcatcgACGGGCTGCGCAGCCACTAGCGCGCCGTAGCGCTGTTGCACCTCTGCGGTGCTACCGATGAAGCTGATGCGGCCGccctccaccagcagcgcgtcaACCTCCGGCGGGTACGATGATGGCACGGTCGGCTGCAGAGCCGAAGCGCCacgccacacacgccgcgCGTTGACGACGGCTAGTACAGAGGTCATGGCGTTGCTGCCCTGTGCACGGGGTGGAGAGtgtgaggcagaggagaaacGACTGCTTAAAGGtgaccaaaaaaaaacgtgtgCGACTGTCACGCGCCGGTTATCGAATTACGGTCGCGGGCAGCAAGCGTGTGAGCCCCAAACATCGACgggcgaagggggagggagggagatggcGCTAGGCCGATGTGCGGTGCGGGAGCAGCGAGGCAATGAAAGCAACACGGAAACTTGATGCCCCGTTAGTGTAGTGTAAACGTGGAGACGAACGCGCGTCCTCACCAGGGTTCAGGGGCGCA
This region includes:
- a CDS encoding putative inorganic pyrophosphatase — its product is MFYKVGATDAIVSAWHDLPLYAGASDDQLVLTCVTEIPKGTRAKLELSKEEPHNPIKQDIFKSKEGQPLRYFSYGDMPFNYGFLPRTWEDPVHIDPNTKCIGDGDPVDVVHIGTPHRVGTYGPVRILGVLGLIDEGETDWKIIVESVSATAGEGYGMLSKVPQELQATIIDWFENYKVPDGKKRNEFAFNKVIKDAETALGIVSQCASQYNALVEGKCVNPGYWLR